A region of Phaeodactylum tricornutum CCAP 1055/1 chromosome 14, whole genome shotgun sequence DNA encodes the following proteins:
- a CDS encoding predicted protein → MLSAEAEQYVKRHDKDEWYYRKNSIMIGSARALGRRQATVPKTAYTHFLQKRWREMLTKFNGARKNVNSRLGDNDGCFTVGRIVDSHSTHGQEFFRGFAVLRMRQRLSAIIVVAVLPLRILLHVSGVEAINIGNVASARRGPSPVRGSRRDLVRILTNSSTPYSNAEKDRPEKGNPECDDYWWSYQGNNGTSLPCRDPVADAEQLPGEGGVGGSDGDGIEGEDSGENGEGIVTQAPSDTDFGGSDGPTGVSTVSNDVQITLYAALRPRQPSVGHTIIWVTTHFLNTTMAKDNYMFAIPQRQDNDGNLDDRSLLSTNNTRAQVAGFLLIHDYTSSKVVHKRESRWWWQYNITYHCYWPEGTEAVTDASILSSVDQQIKDVLFSAINSRLFQQWMDDETHDDFIQVWYSFHQIEGATAEPPVDENPIPSPPQTPIGKPTQAPSISDGKLRDVGSFTTPLDQKDWDWRRYLGLGLFVGTLFGTLVLTQLAAYRHRLITRKEYWGNIGTERGVNEILNLGWKVRGGNLEVYDKAGVGYRDDDSILIGGYEQKQVVGAEITVTLPSSETTPDKTHGS, encoded by the exons ATGCTTTCCGCCGAAGCGGAGCAGTATGTCAAGCGACATGACAAAGACGAATGGTATTACAGAAAGAATTCAATAATGATAGGTAGTGCGCGGGCTCTTGGCCGTCGTCAAGCAACCGTGCCAAAAACTGCGTATACCCACTTTTTGCAAA AACGATGGCGTGAAATGTTGACGAAATTCAACGGTGCGCGAAAAAACGTGAATTCGCGCcttggtgacaatgacggcTGTTTTACAGTTGGTAGGATTGTCGATTCACATTCGACCCACGGTCAAGAATTTTTTAGAGGTTTTGCTGTCTTAAGGATGAGACAACGCCTCTCTGCGATTATTGTAGTAGCAGTACTGCCTCTTCGAATTTTGTTGCATGTGAGCGGCGTCGAAGCCATAAACATTGGGAACGTTGCATCAGCTCGTCGAGGACCCTCCCCAGTGCGCGGAAGTCGTCGGGACCTTGTCAGAATCTTGACAAATTCATCCACCCCGTATAGCAATGCTGAAAAGGATAGACCGGAAAAGGGAAATCCAGAGTGTGACGACTATTGGTGGAGTTACCAAGGGAACAACGGAACAAGTTTGCCCTGTAGAGATCCAGTAGCGGACGCTGAACAACTCCCGGGCGAGGGAGGCGTCGGTGGCAGCGACGGCGATGGTATCGAAGGCGAGGATTCTGGCGAGAATGGGGAAGGCATAGTTACACAAGCACCCTCAGACACAGATTTCGGCGGCTCAGACGGTCCAACCGGAGTATCTACTGTTTCGAATGACGTTCAAATAACGCTATACGCTGCTTTACGTCCTAGGCAACCAAGTGTTGGCCATACGATCATTTGGGTGACTACCCATTTTCTGAATACCACCATGGCAAAAGACAATTACATGTTTGCGATACCGCAGCGTCAAGACAATGACGGCAATCTGGATGATCGAAGCTTATTGAGCACAAATAATACACGTGCTCAAGTCGCGGGTTTCTTATTGATCCATGACTACACCAGTTCAAAAGTGGTCCATAAGCGTGAGTCtcgttggtggtggcagtATAACATAACCTATCATTGCTACTGGCCAGAAGGAACAGAGGCAGTTACTGACGCGTCCATTCTATCTTCGGTGGACCAACAAATCAAAGATGTACTGTTCTCAGCAATCAATAGTAGGTTGTTTCAACAGTGgatggacgacgaaacgCACGACGATTTCATCCAGGTATGGTATTCGTTTCACCAGATTGAAGGTGCTACTGCTGAGCCGCCCGTTGACGAGAATCCAATTCCATCACCTCCCCAGACTCCAATCGGAAAGCCCACTCAGGCACCAAGTATTTCGGATGGTAAACTACGGGATGTAGGCTCCTTTACGACTCCATTGGATCAAAAGGACTGGGACTGGCGCAGGTATCTAGGGCTGGGACTTTTCGTCGGAACATTATTTGGAACGCTCGTTTTGACTCAATTGGCCGCTTACCGACATCGACTGATTACTCGAAAGGAATACTGGGGTAACATTGGGACTGAAAGGGGTGTGAATGAAATTTTAAATCTAGGCTGGAAAGTGCGAGGCGGAAACTTGGAGGTGTATGACAAGGCTGGGGTAGGGTATCGAGATGATGATTCAATTTTGATCGGTGGCTACGAGCAGAAACAAGTTGTGGGCGCCGAGATTACAGTAACACTCCCATCATCGGAGACGACACCCGACAAAACGCATGGAAGCTAA
- a CDS encoding predicted protein — MAPQSECADAATRFHKIAGEHDGAPMPAWAQQMVHQQQQSMQQIDQRLDQMDRRIQQMDDGMQQFQQNITDQLTQFHQNTTDQLVLIQQEIAKSRNSSVVRPGDALVSLPNQNGHNPPAFFPRNLKELLALSGTNCNTLLAFYELQAQGGVESRRLALAIFFGVRRHMY, encoded by the coding sequence ATGGCGCCCCAGAGCGAATGTGCCGATGCGGCAACTCGCTTCCACAAGATCGCTGGAGAGCACGACGGCGCACCCATGCCTGCTTGGGCTCAGCAGATGGTgcatcagcagcagcagagCATGCAACAGATAGATCAGCGTCTAGACCAGATGGATCGCCGTATTCAACAAATGGATGATGGTATGCAGCAGTTCCAACAGAACATTACGGATCAGTTGACACAATTTCACCAGAATACCACGGATCAATTGGTGCTAATTCAGCAAGAAATTGCTAAGTCTCGCAACTCTTCCGTTGTCCGACCAGGAGATGCATTGGTGAGTCTCCCTAACCAGAACGGGCATAATCCTCCCGCCTTCTTCCCTCGTAACTTGAAGGAATTGCTTGCGCTTTCGGGGACAAACTGCAACACCTTGCTGGCATTCTACGAACTACAGGCGCAGGGCGGCGTGGAAAGCCGCCGCCTTGCTCTGGCCATCTTCTTCGGAGTCCGTCGGCATATGTACTGA
- a CDS encoding predicted protein, whose amino-acid sequence MKSVTSMGVPVLLLAAVAQFGNAAAFYDFVPEGQLDPSRHTPMIRRGSRVKRRIPYSREEKDRPDKGNPDCNEYEWNYLGSETILPCREFDIEEDDSEGLLSGTDDDTEDDDEDDNNDFTGDIGEDTRAPETVVTVDPTGSPSPNVVNDVVVSLYIGLRPREPSIGHSLIWVTTQFLNTTTAAQNFVFHLPQRETDDRLNDRRKLERDNGNGYRMVYDYTTSKVVREDDVLWWWQYNLTYHCLWSDSGAAILDASILDSIDQSISATLFSGIDDGSFQRWIIEETLDDSIQVKHSLEDGNSGRSPASPFDPATAPTTAPAFAEAGFSREHGSFATPLDQKDWDWRRYLGLGLFIGTVSVTLLLTQVAAYRQRLLTRKELWGNLGTEKGVDELLKLGWKVRNDNMEVYDKAGVGYRDDDSMLIGGFEQKEVVGAEITVTHPSSETTPDMTQTS is encoded by the coding sequence ATGAAATCCGTGACGTCGATGGGAGTACCTGTCCTCTTGCTTGCCGCCGTTGCACAATTCGGAAACGCCGCAGCTTTCTATGACTTTGTTCCAGAAGGTCAACTAGATCCTAGTAGACATACTCCAATGATTCGTCGGGGATCCAGGGTAAAGAGGAGAATACCCTATTCTCGAGAGGAAAAGGATCGACCCGACAAGGGAAATCCGGACTGTAACGAGTATGAATGGAACTACTTGGGCAGCGAAACAATCCTGCCTTGCCGCGAATTTGATattgaagaagatgacaGTGAAGGCTTGCTCAGCGGAACTGACGACGATACTGAggatgatgacgaggacgacaataATGATTTTACCGGAGATATTGGTGAAGATACCAGAGCACCCGAAACGGTAGTCACTGTCGATCCGACAGGTTCTCCTTCACCAAATGTTGTGAACGATGTCGTAGTATCGTTGTACATAGGATTGCGTCCCAGAGAGCCAAGTATTGGCCACAGTCTTATTTGGGTGACTACCCAATTTCTGAACACTACTACTGCTGCACAAAACTTCGTTTTTCATTTACCGCAACGTGAAACCGATGATAGGTTGAACGATCGTCGGAAGCTGGAAAGAGACAACGGAAATGGCTACCGCATGGTCTACGACTACACTACTTCAAAGGTGGTTCGAGAAGATGATGTTCTCTGGTGGTGGCAGTACAATCTAACCTATCACTGCCTTTGGTCGGATAGTGGTGCCGCTATCTTGGATGCGTCGATCCTGGATTCCATCGATCAATCAATTTCAGCAACGCTATTCTCCGGCATCGACGACGGTTCCTTTCAAAGGTGGATTATTGAAGAGACACTCGATGACTCCATACAAGTTAAACACTCGCTCGAAGACGGAAATAGCGGTCGTAGTCCTGCTTCACCGTTTGATCCTGCAACAGCGCCCACCACGGCACCGGCATTCGCAGAAGCTGGCTTTTCTCGAGAACATGGTTCGTTCGCTACTCCTTTGGATCAGAAAGACTGGGACTGGCGGAGATACCTTGGTCTCGGACTCTTTATAGGAACTGTATCGGTAACTCTACTTTTAACACAAGTCGCGGCCTACCGTCAAAGACTGCTAACGCGGAAAGAATTGTGGGGAAATCTTGGTACTGAAAAAGGAGTTGATGAGCTTCTAAAGCTCGGTTGGAAAGTCCGAAACGATAACATGGAAGTTTATGACAAGGCTGGTGTCGGTTACCGAGATGACGACTCAATGCTGATTGGAGGCTTTGAGCAAAAAGAGGTTGTGGGAGCCGAGATCACAGTTACGCATCCATCGTCAGAGACCACTCCTGATATGACGCAGACTAGTTGA
- a CDS encoding predicted protein, with protein MPSLRLFNHRTSVAGDDLRCHSTFAILLRLLQVALLVPAMIYLVRINADPMHCESSGILRHGHKLFYTYWVCSVVLVFFSLPIDYLIFRTSGRGTPSQPAARAWLRPLCYIKIVPLSLLRITTFGLGVVVAVFLKQFCTCATDSIVDPAENLNALLAEIRTFRCPDYDSMMVVLPTLIATHASEVMVATIIYFYFVFKTVRPGRWLRPLLGTPEFRWEAFCCCCCTLSSVFTCCMFGGWEVRNSSFADISLALAEFLDDGGNLDVTLSDLVAGVMMVGREHKEKWDRTRGLLVEKVKSSRHHVAHSQPSAVSSQYTHSNIYMLRLKRIHEDRSTAFEVDEREPLCVHNISDVDVVQEGAYYMRFALAIYGYIMYVMNHRMEGLCCLTAQCAGCFRSCCTEEVIGDNMCGCNASAFLRETGMEVSCLAYFSCRSGVGKIPYCIVVDKEKGSVVVAIRGTLAIEDVVADLTIHPTLLAAFGQQYDFVGDNAYAHSGHGILRRLLLDERSDTSDFRLVVTGHSLGAGCAAILSLFLRKDFPCLRCFCFEPPGCVLSDQLADFDWMISFVLGDDIVPRLSFESLKNLRDDVLSAIQRLKVPKHKVFEIFQPLNWKKYSDHTKWNRRMLHRTNSTPQSEFGSQLSAFRAHQHERAIERGMAGQELHPPGKIIHLVKASDTSSSTRPFLRWEKDAYVPVWAKRKDICEINLSGSLLLDHHAGKVCTALQRIAASFGEKSPVAGPGNVCQA; from the exons ATGCCATCGTTGCGTTTGTTCAATCACAGGACATCCGTTGCCGGCGATGATCTCCGTTGTCACTCCACTTTTGCGATTCTTCTGAGACTTCTGCAGGTCGCTCTCTTAGTCCCAGCAATGATTTACTTGGTTAGGATCAACGCAGATCCAATGCACTGTGAAAGCTCTGGAATTCTTCGCCATGGCCACAAATTGTTTTATACCTATTGGGTGTGCTCCGTCGTATTGGTCTTTTTCTCGTTGCCAATCGATTATCTAATATTTCGAACTTCAGGTAGAGGCACGCCTTCCCAACCAGCAGCAAGAGCTTGGTTGAGGCCTCTGTGCTACATCAAAATCGTTCCTCTATCGTTGTTAAGAATCACAACGTTCGGTTTGGGGGTCGTTGTAGCTGTATTCCTCAAACAGTTTTGCACTTGCGCAACCGATAGTATCGTGGATCCAGCAGAAAATCTGAACGCTCTATTGGCTGAGATACGCACATTTCGGTGTCCAGATTATGATTCTATGATGGTTGTTCTCCCAACGCTGATCGCTACTCACGCTTCAGAGGTCATGGTCGCAACCATAATCTACTTTTATTTTGTTTTCAAGACAGTTCGACCGGGACGATGGTTGCGACCTCTGCTTGGAACACCAGAGTTTCGCTGGGAagccttttgttgttgctgctgcacgCTCAGTTCCGTTTTCACGTGCTGCATGTTTGGGGGATGGGAGGTGAGAAACTCAAGTTTTGCCGATATCAGCTTGGCGCTGGCTGAGTTCCTGGACGATGGCGGAAATTTGGATGTGACGCTTTCGGATCTGGTAGCCGGAGTAATGATGGTCGGTCGGGAGCACAAGGAAAAGTGGGACCGAACCCGAGGATTGCTCGTTGAAAAAGTCAAGTCTAGCAGACATCAtgtcgctcacagtcaaccttCTGCTGTCTCAAGTCAGTACACACACAGTAACATTTACATGCTTCGATTGAAAAGAATTCATGAAGATAGAAGCACGGCCTTCGAGGTAGACGAGCGTGAACCGCTTTGTGTTCACAATATCAGCGATGTAGATGTTGTTCAGGAAGGGGCCTATTACATGAGGTTTGCCCTCGCCATTTACGGCTACATCATGTACGTAATGAATCATCGAATGGAAGGGCTATGCTGCTTGACAGCTCAGTGCGCAGGATGCTTCCGATCATGTTGCACCGAAGAAGTCATCGGTGATAATATGTGCGGCTGCAATGCGAGTGCTTTCTTGAGGGAGACAGGCATGGAAGTTTCCTGTCTAGCATATTTTAGTTGTCGATCGGGTGTAGGAAAGATTCCGTACTGCATTGTTGTAGATAAGGAAAAGGGGAGCGTTGTCGTCGCGATACGAGGCACTTTAGCCATTGAAGACGTCGTCGCAGATTTAACTATCCACCCGACACTCCTTGCCGCATTTGGACAACAGTACGACTTTGTGGGTGACAATGCCTACGCTCATTCAG GCCATGGAATTCTTAGGAGGCTTTTGCTGGACGAGCGCTCAGATACCAGTGATTTTCGGCTGGTCGTAACTGGGCATTCGTTAGGAGCAGGATGCGCCGCGATCTTATCCCTCTTTCTCAGGAAGGACTTCCCCTGTTTGAGGTGTTTCTGCTTTGAGCCCCCCGGCTGTGTTTTGTCCGACCAATTGGCGGACTTTGACTGGATGATATCCTTTGTTCTTGGAGATGACATTGTCCCGCGTCTGTCGTTTGAATCGCTCAAGAACTTACGCGACGATGTACTGTCCGCTATTCAACGGCTTAAAGTACCAAAGCACAAAGTTTTTGAAATCTTCCAGCCATtgaattggaagaagtaTAGTGATCACACAAAATGGAACAGAAGAATGCTCCACCGGACGAACTCAACGCCACAATCCGAATTTGGATCGCAATTATCTGCCTTTCGTGCTCACCAGCATG AAAGAGCAATAGAGCGTGGAATGGCTGGGCAAGAACTTCATCCTCCAGGCAAGATCATCCACTTGGTTAAAGCCTCTGACACGTCGAGCTCTACTAGACCCTTTCTACGTTGGGAAAAGGACGCCTACGTTCCTGTCTGGGCCAAGCGTAAGGACATATGTGAAATCAATCTATCTGGTTCCTTGCTCCTGGACCACCATGCTGGAAAGGTATGCACCGCGCTTCAACGGATAGCTGCATCCTTCGGGGAAAAGAGTCCTGTCGCAGGACCAGGCAATGTATGTCAGGCATAG
- a CDS encoding predicted protein yields the protein MPHRSDNTSLQSSWNSSSIRKLLWPSQMQSLYGSRMNGISVNQRDRSLVGGTKGWTRGYNAACLHIQDDGSYEFIGKIVRESPNGNMRRIIFLECAGTNIVLHLDAERFHGTSVWMTIKHARKLIAPGVWLSVSAALCDDDGGTGVTTKSSQKIEIVLNATRIVVESALPSSPYLARLFSFSNQELQLLFPGNVVGSVSSRLLSAVEPCDIARCEDLCKICRLQKREGNAATLFRRQELMSLCEDMRIHNCWTRSRYNAPGPTKRFAWESLHRMEQLWCCERDGSIEEHGVYMEEGHKFDSTGHSKNGQEMKYAERLVFHGIDVDPSLNIPDLSDKRRLQYSEQRKRPQVQWMLEKILALVGSDREGRIQGESTRKIHLVDIGGGRGDLSMAVAAFFCNSKSHNITDAHVTVLDVNESSLRSGEERARSAGLDSKISFVHCDISQNSQVDEFLKSDTYGLFYGLHCCGGLAEAAVEIALRAQTSFCISTCCFRSNQILACLTRRADFMFRSDANQKSLEKFRDDIRRVSVLSTGASSGGQHRAIRALNAMRRAAAEDLMASRNQVGKSLTVSQESFPVQFSVQNRVLIGRMKANGSTKEGL from the coding sequence ATGCCTCATCGCTCGGACAATACGTCGCTTCAGAGCTCCTGGAATAGTAGCAGCATCAGGAAGTTGCTCTGGCCGTCGCAGATGCAGAGTTTGTATGGTTCTCGCATGAATGGCATCAGTGTCAACCAACGAGATAGAAGTTTGGTAGGTGGTACCAAAGGATGGACTAGAGGGTACAACGCAGCTTGCCTTCATATTCAAGATGACGGTTCTTATGAATTTATCGGAAAAATTGTTCGAGAATCTCCCAACGGCAATATGCGgagaataatcttcctcgAATGTGCTGGTACCAATATCGTGTTGCATCTAGACGCGGAGCGTTTTCACGGAACCTCTGTCTGGATGACGATAAAGCATGCCAGAAAGCTCATTGCTCCTGGTGTATGGCTCTCAGTCTCTGCTGCACTCTGCGATGATGATGGTGGCACCGGTGTAACGACGAAATCATCCCAAAAGATAGAAATTGTACTTAACGCAACGAGAATCGTTGTTGAAAGTGCTTTACCATCGTCCCCGTACCTAGCCCgccttttttccttttccaatcagGAGCTACAACTGTTGTTCCCCGGAAATGTTGTCGGGTCCGTGTCAAGCCGTCTCCTTTCCGCCGTCGAGCCGTGCGATATTGCCCGGTGCGAAGATCTTTGCAAGATCTGTCGGCTTCAAAAGCGAGAGGGTAATGCTGCCACTCTCTTTAGACGACAAGAGCTCATGAGTCTTTGTGAAGACATGAGGATCCACAATTGCTGGACGAGATCTCGGTATAATGCTCCTGGACCAACGAAACGTTTCGCGTGGGAATCATTACATCGGATGGAACAGCTGTGGTGCTGTGAACGAGATGGCTCGATTGAAGAACACGGAGTTTACATGGAGGAAGGCCACAAATTTGATTCCACTGGCCATAGCAAGAATGGTCAAGAGATGAAGTATGCGGAAAGGCTGGTTTTTCATGGGATCGATGTCGATCCTTCACTCAATATACCTGATTTGAGCGACAAGAGGCGACTTCAGTATAGTGAACAAAGGAAGCGTCCGCAAGTTCAGTGGATGCTAGAGAAGATTCTGGCCCTCGTTGGTTCTGATCGAGAAGGCCGGATCCAAGGTGAAAGCACGCGCAAAATACACTTGGTCGATATAGGAGGAGGGCGTGGGGACCTTTCGATGGCAGTCGCTGCCTTCTTTTGTAATAGCAAAAGTCACAATATCACCGATGCCCACGTCACAGTTCTTGACGTCAACGAAAGTTCCCTCCGGTCTGGAGAAGAAAGAGCAAGATCAGCAGGTCTCGACTCGAAAATTTCCTTTGTTCACTGTGATATCAGTCAAAATTCGCAAGTAGACgagtttttgaaaagcgaCACGTATGGTTTGTTTTATGGTCTCCATTGCTGCGGAGGCCTTGCAGAAGCTGCTGTAGAAATTGCTCTTCGAGCACAGACTTCGTTCTGTATATCTACTTGCTGCTTCAGGTCAAACCAGATTCTGGCGTGTTTGACCCGTCGTGCTGATTTCATGTTTCGCAGCGATGCCAACCAAAAGTCATTAGAAAAATTTCGTGACGATATTAGGCGTGTTTCGGTTCTTTCAACCGGAGCTTCATCTGGTGGACAGCATAGGGCGATTAGAGCACTGAACGCAATGCGCCGCGCAGCTGCCGAAGATTTAATGGCATCGAGGAATCAGGTAGGGAAATCGCTTACAGTATCGCAGGAATCATTCCCGGTCCAATTTTCTGTTCAGAATCGAGTGTTGATTGGAAGGATGAAGGCCAATGGGTCAACGAAAGAAGGCTTATAG
- a CDS encoding predicted protein, translating into MNLRCILPFLLASFSAGAFVFNRVATFNICTQIDPTCNTDTEAVAEIVDASPDGNTLLYTDGVAGNIGLVDISDPSNPVGLGTIDVGGEPTSVAVTGDGLYAVAAVNTSPDFVNVTGNLIVIDIESQLIVATLPLPGQPDSLKVSPDNQFIAIAIENERDEDLGDGAPPQMPPGSLVVVDKSDTDPTMWSTTLVNLTGLDGLRFPEDPEPEFVDISTDNVCVITLQENNGIVILDLASLSVLTSFSAGAVAEITQIDATEDDMISQTESLNDILREPDSAVFIGTDYFATADEGDLDGGSRGFTIFGLDGTVVYESGNFLEHATARYGHYPEGRSENKGNEPEGMTYSTFGDENLLFVLSERANTVYVFNVDPTDPSNVSFKQVLPSGVGPEGVTAIPSRNLLAVASEVDDRGAAIRSSITIYEYAEGTAAYPTLVSNNRADGTPIPFSALSGLAAADAPGIGGQAGILYSVDDSFYSKSRIFTIDVTSFPYAITNEMRVMDSDGVLAAAFPNSTLVNDDMTVNLDQEGIAVSREGGYWIANEGAGTVGDIENPVTTANFVVKVSTEGVIETVVTLPEEIDAIQVRFGFEGIAEYGDFIVVAFQRAWGEEANPRLGIYDTTSSTWKFVFYPLDTPSSQNGGWVGIGDLSPVGNGDFVVLERDNQGGPDAAIKKIYKISLGSMLEVEESTTVEKTLVRDVLPDLAASNGNIYEKLEGLAVTSEGEVWINNDNDGVDDNSGEQQLISLGMIVTIPEGTATPIEDSPTVSPVQGTSMANRVGHGGALLVFGFFALL; encoded by the exons ATGAATCTTCGTTGTATCCTTCCGTTTCTCCTCGCAAGCTTCTCGGCTGGGGCTTTTGTGTTCAATCGTGTGGCAACGTTCAATATTTGTACGCAGATTGATCCCACGTGTAACACCGACACCGAAGCAGTTGCCGAGATTGTTGATGCATCACCTGACGGTAACACTCTATTGTATACTGATGGCGTCGCTGGGAACATTGGCCTTGTTGACATTTCAGATCCTTCCAATCCTGTGGGACTTGGAACAATCGATGTAGGTGGTGAGCCTACATCCGTCGCAGTGACTGGCGACGGCTTGTACGCTGTAGCAGCCGTGAACACTTCTCCTGACTTTGTGAATGTCACCGGGAATTTGATTGTCATCGACATCGAATCCCAGTTAATTGTGGCCACCCTCCCTCTACCAGGTCAACCTGACTCACTTAAGGTTTCTCCTGACAATCAGTTCATCGCCATTGCTATAGAAAACGAACGCGATGAAGATCTCGGGGACGGGGCCCCTCCCCAGATGCCTCCTGGCTCgttggttgttgttgacaagAGCGATACTGATCCAACAATGTGGTCGACGACTCTTGTCAACCTGACCGGACTCGACGGCTTGCGATTCCCCGAGGATCCCGAGCCTGAGTTTGTCGACATCTCGACCGACAACGTCTGCGTGATCACTCTTCAGGAAAACAACGGCATAGTTATCCTTGACCTGGCTTCTCTTAGTGTTTTGACTAGCTTTTCGGCTGGGGCGGTGGCAGAAATCACTCAAATTGACGCCACTGAAGATGACATGATTTCGCAGACTGAAAGTCTTAACGACATCCTTCGCGAGCCCGACAGTGCTGTGTTCATTGGAACCGACTACTTCGCCACAGCCGATGAGGGTGACCTAGATGGAGGGTCTCGCGGGTTTACAATTTTTGGTCTTGACGGCACCGTTGTTTACGAGTCCGGAAACTTCTTGGAACACGCTACTGCTCGCTACGGACACTACCCAGAAGGTCGTTCCGAGAACAAGGGAAACGAGCCCGAGGGTATGACCTATTCAACTTTTGGTGACGAGAACCTTCTGTTTGTTCTATCCGAACGCGCGAACACTGTCTACGTCTTTAACGTCGACCCGACAGATCCATCAAATGTTTCGTTTAAGCAAGTCCTTCCCAGTGGTGTCGGTCCAGAGGGTGTCACGGCTATTCCAAGCAGAAATCTGTTAGCGGTCGCGTCGGAAGTGGATGATCGAGGTGCTGCCATTCGCAGCAGTATTACCATTTACGAATATGCCGAAGGAACAGCCGCCTACCCTACTCTAGTGTCAAACAACCGCGCGGATGGAACTCCTATACCGTTTTCAGCCCTTTCTGGACTGGCTGCTGCAG ATGCGCCAGGAATAGGTGGTCAAGCCGGGATATTGTATTCTGTTGATGACTCATTCTACTCGAAAAGCAGAATTTTCACGATCGATGTCACTTCCTTCCCTTACGCGATTACTAATGAAATGCGTGTCATGGACTCCGACGGCGTCCTTGCGGCTGCTTTCCCCAACAGCACTCTTGTCAACGACGACATGACGGTCAACCTTGACCAAGAAGGAATTGCTGTTTCTCGGGAGGGCGGATATtggattgccaacgaaggTGCAGGTACAGTGGGTGACATCGAGAATCCTGTCACCACTGCAAACTTTGTTGTTAAGGTGTCGACGGAGGGTGTAATAGAGACCGTAGTCACCTTACCTGAAGAGATAGATGCTATTCAAGTTCGCTTTGGCTTCGAAGGTATTGCTGAGTACGGTGATTTCATTGTTGTCGCATTTCAACGCGCATGGGGAGAGGAGGCCAATCCGCGATTGGGGATCTACGATACAACTTCTAGTACATGGAAATTTGTCTTCTACCCCCTCGATACGCCCTCTTCTCAGAACGGAGGATGGGTCGGTATTGGAGATCTTTCTCCAGTCGGCAATGGCGACTTTGTGGTCCTTGAGCGCGACAATCAAG GAGGACCTGATGCCGCCATCAAAAAGATATACAAAATAAGCCTTGGCTCGATGCTTGAGGTCGAGGAAAGTACTACGGTCGAGAAGACTTTGGTGAGGGACGTCTTACCAGACCTTGCTGCGTCGAATGGCAATATTTATGAGAAACTTGAGGGTCTTGCTGTGACTAGCGAAGGAGAAGTGTggatcaacaacgacaacgatggCGTTGACGACAACAGTGGGGAGCAGCAGCTTATTAGTCTGGGAATGATCGTCACCATTCCCGAGGGAACAGCAACTCCTATTGAAGACTCCCCGACTGTGTCGCCCGTGCAAGGAACTAGTATGGCCAATCGAGTAGGCCACGGAGGTGCTCTTCTCGTCTTCGGCTTCTTTGCTTTATTGTGA
- a CDS encoding predicted protein: PSVTFVVSQGQHDIRIVPLDGVQMNRSNNVPSGTCVTDSRAISMSNSEVLYLNAQCLSQGTSRPVYYRCLLNETKLTRSLLKNLTYQFSFQYGTATKSVRNVPVLQY; the protein is encoded by the exons CCTTCGGTAACGTTTGTTGTATCTCAGGGACAGCATGATATCCGTATAGTCCCATTGGATGGCGTGCAAATGAACCGATCCAATAACGTACCCAGTGGCACATGTGTTACCGACTCCCGTGCTATTTCGATGAGCA ATTCCGAAGTCCTGTACCTAAATGCCCAGTGTCTTTCGCAGGGAACGTCCAGGCCTGTATACTACAGATGTCTTCTAAACGAGACAAAGCTTACCCGATCACTCTTAAAGAATCTCACGTACCAGTTTAGTTTTCAATACGGGACTGCCACAAAGTCTGTACGCAATGTTCCGGTGCTTCAGTAT